A segment of the Chloroflexota bacterium genome:
CGGGCAATTGCATGTGCACGTGGGGATCAATCGCCCCTGGGATGAGGTATTTGCCAGTCGCATCGAGGATGTTTTCACCGCGAAGGTCGTGTCCGATGGCAGCGATGCGTTCGCCGACGATGCCCACATCGGCCTGGTAGGTTTCCGCCGCGGTGACAATGGTGCTGCCTTTGATGACCGTGTCCAACGCTACACTCCTGTGCGTAGTATGGTCTTACCGCTGAGGCACCGAGTTCGCAGAGTTTCATCAATCTCTCTGCGACCTCAGCGTCTCCGCGGTTTTCATAAGCGCGCTTATTGTACAATAGTTGCGCAGAAGGGCGAAATGTGCGTGGAAACGCGCGGTTTGACACCCTGGCGGTTTGCCCCTATAATTGTGGCTGGTCATTATAGAATGTGGGCCGCTAGCTCAACTGGCAGAGCAACTGACTCTTAATCAGTGGGTTACAGGTTCGAGTCCTGTGCGGCTCATAAATACACGATATGTGGTATTTCTTTTCCCGCTCCCTACTACCCATGGTGGTAAGAAGGGAGCGTTGCTATGTGGGCGCCGAAAAAAGACCAACTGATTCGGCTAGTTTCCAGCAGCAGTTTGGGCATTGATGTAGCCGCGTTTCTGCTAGATCGGAAAGCGCGGGGGCTGTCTCCCCGGACTATCCAATATTACGGAGACGAACTGCACCACCTACGAGATTTGCTTGCAGACGCGGGGATTAGTGAGATCCTGGGTCTGACTTCTCACCACCTGCGAAACTATCCCCTGTACCTGGGCCGTACTCGCAATCCTGGCGGGGTGCATGCCGCCTATCGGGCGGTTAGGGCTTTTCTCAGCTGGCGGGAGATTGAAACCGAGCCGGACGGCTGGGTCAACCCCATACGCAAGGTGAGGCCGCCAAAGGTCCCGCAAATGCTGTTAGAGCCGCTTTACTCCTGTTACGTGATCCGCAGGGTGATAACGATCCCGTTCGCCACGTACAATTACCACTGAGTTTGACAGAAGCGCCCCGCGTGGAGTATACTATGCGCTGGAGGGATGGCAGAGCGGACGATTGCGACGGTCTTGAAAACCGTTGTGGGGTAACCCACCGGGGGTTCGAATCCCTCTCCCTCCGCAGCGGTTCACTTTCACAGCCGCACAGCGTGGGGAGGTGCCGGAGTGGTCGATCGGGGCCGCCTGCTAAGTGGTTGTAGGGCCAATAAGCTCTACCCAGGGTTCGAATCCCTGCCTCCCCGCTGGGTGCGCCCGTGTAGCTCAGGGGATAGAGCGCAGCGCTGCGGACGCTGAGGTCACAGGTTCGAGTCCTGCCACGGGTGCCTGAGGGTGCAATTGGCTTGAGCCAAGTCAGAGGGGGCTCTGTTTCAGGGAGCCCCTTTTGACGTGAAAGGCTTTCCAATCAGGCTGGGCAAGTCATTGAACCTCCAATGCTCGGCAAATATGTATATGATGGAATGCTCAGATTATCAGCCCCTGCAGGGCTGAAGCGGCCTGCCGGTAACAGGGGGCAGTTTATGGTGTGCCCCCAGGAGGGTTTATGAGAAGGACAGGGTGCGGTTTCACACACAAGGTTCTCCTTGTGTTCGCGCTCGCCCTGACCGCGCTTATCCCCGCCGGCTGTGGCCTGACCGCCGACAAAAGTGATTTTGCAGGCCCCGATTGGAGCCGGGGAAAGTTGCTGGGGAAGGCCACTATCAATAACCGCCCTGGTATTGCCTGGCATCCCGAGGACAGATGCGCCATTCTCACCTGGCTGACGAGGACGGAGGGTCAGTGGCACTTCCAGTTCGTCCGCATCAACGACGAAGGCCAGGTTGCCAGTTCCCGAACTCTGGCTTTAGCCCCCCATCAACCCAGTCACCCCAAACTTTTGCCCGACAGTCAAGGCGGTTTCCACCTCTTCTGGCTGGACCGCGAGAGAGAAGGCCGTCCAGGGGTTTATCACGCTCGCATCACCGCGGAAGGGGAGATCCTGTCCGGGCCACAGAGGCTTTCGGATGCGGAAAGTGAGATCACCGGCTATTCCGTTGCCGAAGCAATGGTCGGGGTTCTGGACATATTCTGGTCGGATGTTGCTGCAAGTATTCCGGGGCTTTATCACGCTCGCATAGGGACTTCGGGTGAGATGCTGCTGGCCCCGCGCGCTCTTGGCGCTGACGGAGAGCACCCCGCCTGCGCTGCGGACGCGAACGGGATCGTCCACTTAACCTGGCATAAGACTGGAACCGAGGGGGGAGAAGAGGTCTTCTATGCCACCTTTGATCCGCAAAACCTTCATTTCGGTGAATCCAGCCTGATCGCCGCGTTTCCTGGTGGCACTGGGGTGATCCTCTACCCACCGGAGATCGGGCTCGACTCCGGGCACGTGTACATCTTCTGGTCGCAAGAGCGCAGGGCAGGAGGGTTAACACCAGGCACTGCACAGACGTATTGCGCAATCTTCCCTATCGGCAACCCAAGTGTATATAAAGTGGTTGCTCTGGAGATTCCGGGGTCAGCACGACCGGAGTACGTGCCCGTTAGCGGTGCTTTCAATTATCAGCATCTCGGCTATTACCGCGAGGTCTCCGGAGAGATTGGCGTGGATGAGGAATTCATCCGCATCATTAGAGCGCCCGGATGTGAACGGCTTCCTTACGGATATGTGGTCCCATACCACATGACTGTTGAGTACACGTACATGCCCTGCCCCATTCCGGGCCAGCGGGAAGAGGTAGGGATAGTGGTCAGCAGCATGATGGCCCTGTCTGAACACGCTGAAGGTCTGGTGCAGATCGCCTTTGTGGTGCTGAAAGATGGCCGGTGGAAGGGCCTGGAAGTGGCGGGCGTAACTCGCTCGTCTTCTATGCGTCCGTTTGCAGTTACAGATGACCAGGGTGCCATTCATCTCGCCTGGCTGGACGCCGCTGGATTCGGAGTGTACGATGTGTACTACGCCAGCACTTCCCCCTCGGTGAAGAGTGCGCTAAATCGCATCACAGTCGAGGATATTATCACTTCCCTGGCGGGAAGGATCTGGGGCGCTGTAGCCGCGTTCTCTTTCTTCCCCATGCTGATCCTATGGCTGCTTCTGCCCTCTGTCTGGCTGGTCCTTTTCTACTTCTCCCAACCGGACAGCGACTTGCGGATCAAGAGCGGATGGGTCGGCCTGACCGTTGCCATATCACTCTATCTTCTATCCAAGTTGTTCGCGGTTCCGGCGTTTCTGAGATATGCCCCGCTCCTGGATGTTGTGGGGCCACAATTTGAGGACCTGATCGTCTTCGGCTTTCCCCTTCTGATCGCCGCCATCAGCCTGTTGGCGATGGGGGTCTACATCCGGCGCTCCGAACGCAAAGCGGTTCTGGTCGCCTTTG
Coding sequences within it:
- a CDS encoding site-specific integrase encodes the protein MWAPKKDQLIRLVSSSSLGIDVAAFLLDRKARGLSPRTIQYYGDELHHLRDLLADAGISEILGLTSHHLRNYPLYLGRTRNPGGVHAAYRAVRAFLSWREIETEPDGWVNPIRKVRPPKVPQMLLEPLYSCYVIRRVITIPFATYNYH